In the Streptomyces sp. f51 genome, one interval contains:
- a CDS encoding ATP-binding cassette domain-containing protein, producing the protein MSSLTYDLTLAGLSVGAAAALTGIGLIVTYRATGVLNFAHGAIAMVCAYLLRQFTVGWGWPLAPAAAVTLLVVAPAIGTALERFVFRPLSLRGGDPAQTLVASIGVFVLLVGGAALVWGTGARADAPTLVSADPWGQLAVAVALAAGVGAVTRWTRFGTESRAVVDDRPLAVLGGVDADRVAAAGWAFGSFTAGLTGVLLAPYVRLDPYGLPLLVIEVMAVAVAARMRSLPVAVLVALGIGVAQSQLTRLHPTGWAEPLLEAVGANLFVVALLVAALVLPGIGGRDALPRPAAARVPAPPGTRVVAVVLFLLPLGFAGSDLSTSVQVPALGVVLLSLVVVTGRGGQISLGQAAYAGLGALFTALLAAGRFPGLPRLPELAALAVAVLLVAPLGLLTGWPAIERHGLALAVATFAVGVGVSRFVFEQPYAVAGLTLDRPAGFGGDRAYYALELVLLAAALLAAHTLRRGRTGRALAAMRDHEAGASAAGVRVPALKLTAFVVGAALAALGGGMLGMGLRAFDATEYDPVRSLLWFAAVVVLGADSVLGALVAAALLVGLDAGARGGVAAALIGLLAVLVGRFPEGPYEALRTTLSHLRPTHHATLTPLGVRTRTRLRAAAAPWAGSGVGRTPVTGTGAGARGAGGSARGGAGGAPRAGARGASGGTVRDAGGAAQPPDATPAAGPGQGAWPGPVPVASGGPGTTAPGAGAGARVGGPGRVGGLGARPLEGRGLRVEHGGFTALDGVTLDVPVGRVTAVVGPNGAGKSTLFHCLAGTLRPSGGQVLLGGRDITRLAAHARTRLGIARTFQELAVFPSLTVAENVRVGAEQGRITDPGAAERALRLLGLDGPVRSLPAAGLPTGTLRRVELARALAGSPRVLLLDEPAAGLDTGEVAALARVLRALAADGTALLVVEHDLDLVAGLAHTVHVMAAGRIVASGPADRVLDTRTGA; encoded by the coding sequence ATGTCCTCGCTGACGTACGACCTCACCCTCGCCGGTCTCTCGGTCGGCGCCGCCGCGGCGCTCACCGGCATCGGGCTGATCGTCACCTACCGGGCCACCGGGGTCCTCAACTTCGCGCACGGCGCGATCGCGATGGTGTGCGCGTATCTGCTGCGCCAGTTCACCGTCGGATGGGGCTGGCCGCTCGCGCCGGCCGCCGCGGTGACGCTGCTCGTGGTGGCCCCGGCCATCGGGACGGCCCTGGAGCGCTTCGTGTTCCGGCCGCTGTCCCTGCGCGGCGGCGACCCGGCGCAGACCCTGGTCGCGAGCATCGGCGTCTTCGTCCTGTTGGTGGGCGGCGCCGCGCTCGTGTGGGGCACCGGGGCCAGGGCGGACGCGCCGACGCTGGTGTCGGCCGATCCGTGGGGGCAGCTCGCGGTGGCCGTCGCGCTGGCCGCGGGCGTGGGCGCGGTGACCCGCTGGACCCGCTTCGGCACGGAGTCGCGGGCCGTCGTCGACGACCGCCCCCTCGCGGTGCTCGGCGGTGTCGACGCCGACCGGGTGGCCGCCGCGGGCTGGGCCTTCGGCTCGTTCACCGCGGGCCTGACGGGCGTGCTCCTCGCTCCGTACGTGCGGCTCGACCCGTACGGTCTGCCGCTGCTGGTGATCGAGGTGATGGCGGTCGCGGTGGCGGCCCGGATGCGCAGTCTGCCCGTCGCCGTCCTGGTCGCGCTCGGCATCGGTGTCGCCCAGAGCCAGCTGACCCGGCTGCACCCCACCGGCTGGGCGGAGCCGCTGCTGGAGGCGGTCGGCGCCAACCTGTTCGTGGTCGCGCTCCTCGTCGCCGCGCTCGTGCTGCCCGGCATCGGCGGCCGTGACGCGCTCCCGCGTCCGGCGGCGGCCCGGGTGCCGGCACCGCCCGGGACCCGGGTGGTCGCCGTCGTGCTGTTCCTGCTCCCCCTGGGGTTCGCGGGCTCGGACCTGTCCACGTCGGTGCAGGTGCCCGCGCTGGGGGTCGTCCTGCTGTCGCTCGTCGTGGTCACCGGCCGGGGCGGCCAGATCTCGCTGGGGCAGGCCGCGTACGCCGGTCTGGGCGCGCTGTTCACGGCGCTGCTGGCCGCGGGGCGGTTCCCGGGGCTGCCGCGGCTGCCCGAGCTGGCGGCGCTGGCGGTGGCGGTGCTGCTGGTGGCCCCGCTGGGTCTGCTGACCGGGTGGCCGGCCATCGAACGGCACGGACTGGCGCTCGCGGTGGCCACCTTCGCGGTGGGCGTGGGCGTCAGCCGGTTCGTCTTCGAGCAGCCGTACGCGGTGGCGGGACTGACCCTGGACCGCCCGGCCGGGTTCGGCGGCGACCGCGCGTACTACGCGCTCGAACTCGTGCTGCTCGCGGCTGCCCTGCTCGCCGCGCACACGCTGCGCCGGGGCCGGACGGGCCGGGCCCTGGCCGCCATGCGGGACCACGAGGCGGGCGCCTCGGCCGCGGGCGTCCGTGTCCCGGCCCTGAAACTGACGGCGTTCGTCGTGGGGGCCGCGCTGGCCGCCCTGGGCGGCGGCATGCTCGGCATGGGCCTGCGCGCCTTCGACGCCACCGAGTACGACCCGGTGCGCAGTCTCCTGTGGTTCGCGGCGGTCGTCGTGCTGGGCGCCGACAGCGTTCTCGGCGCGCTGGTCGCCGCCGCTCTGCTGGTCGGGCTCGACGCGGGAGCCCGTGGCGGGGTGGCCGCGGCCCTGATCGGACTCCTCGCCGTCCTCGTCGGCCGCTTCCCCGAGGGCCCGTACGAGGCACTGCGCACCACGCTGTCCCACCTGCGCCCCACCCACCACGCGACCCTGACCCCCCTGGGCGTCCGCACCCGCACCCGCCTGCGCGCGGCGGCGGCACCATGGGCGGGGTCCGGCGTCGGAAGGACCCCGGTCACCGGCACCGGGGCGGGAGCGCGGGGGGCCGGCGGGTCCGCCAGGGGCGGCGCGGGAGGCGCGCCACGGGCAGGGGCGCGGGGGGCGAGTGGTGGAACCGTCCGTGACGCCGGCGGGGCCGCGCAGCCGCCGGACGCGACGCCGGCGGCCGGCCCCGGACAGGGCGCCTGGCCCGGCCCGGTGCCCGTCGCGTCCGGCGGGCCGGGGACCACCGCGCCCGGTGCCGGGGCGGGAGCGCGGGTGGGTGGGCCCGGGCGCGTCGGCGGCCTGGGCGCCCGGCCGTTGGAGGGTCGGGGGCTGCGGGTCGAGCACGGGGGGTTCACCGCTCTGGACGGGGTGACGCTCGACGTCCCTGTGGGGCGGGTCACCGCGGTCGTGGGACCCAACGGGGCCGGCAAGAGCACCCTCTTCCACTGTCTCGCGGGCACACTGCGCCCCTCGGGCGGACAGGTGCTGCTGGGAGGGCGGGACATCACCCGGCTGGCCGCGCACGCGCGGACGCGGCTGGGGATCGCACGGACCTTCCAGGAGCTGGCGGTCTTCCCGTCGCTGACCGTGGCGGAGAACGTGCGCGTGGGCGCGGAACAGGGCCGGATCACCGATCCCGGGGCGGCGGAGCGGGCGTTGCGGCTGCTCGGCCTCGACGGACCGGTGCGATCGCTGCCCGCGGCCGGGCTGCCGACCGGGACGCTGCGGCGGGTCGAGCTGGCCCGGGCACTCGCCGGAAGCCCCCGCGTCCTGCTGCTCGACGAGCCCGCGGCCGGTCTCGACACCGGCGAGGTGGCGGCACTGGCCCGGGTGCTGCGGGCGCTGGCCGCTGACGGCACGGCCCTCCTGGTCGTCGAGCACGACCTCGATCTGGTGGCCGGCCTGGCCCACACCGTCCATGTCATGGCGGCCGGGCGGATCGTCGCCTCGGGTCCCGCCGACCGCGTACTGGACACGAGGACCGGCGCATGA
- a CDS encoding ATP-binding cassette domain-containing protein yields MSIALRDARVRYGPLEALHGVSLVAPGPGLTVLLGRNGSGRTTVLRALAGTVPLSAGAVVWDGAEVTRLPAFERAGRGLCLVPDRRAVFGSLTVRENLELGAARLPAALDAYPSLEPLLPRRAGTLSGGEQRVLALARALSSRARVLLVDEPAQGMSPAVAARTYALLGALDACVVVAEQRLPPALRGLPGRTTYVHELRRGAVVFSGEGRETAVRSGARPDPAAGRTARGLRYGRRPPPSG; encoded by the coding sequence ATGAGCATCGCCCTGCGCGACGCACGCGTGCGCTACGGCCCCCTGGAGGCCCTGCACGGCGTGAGCCTGGTCGCGCCGGGCCCCGGACTCACCGTGCTGCTGGGCCGCAACGGCTCCGGCCGTACGACGGTGCTGCGCGCCCTCGCCGGAACCGTGCCGCTGTCGGCCGGTGCCGTCGTCTGGGACGGCGCCGAGGTGACGCGGCTGCCCGCGTTCGAGCGGGCCGGGCGCGGGCTGTGCCTCGTCCCCGACCGCCGGGCCGTGTTCGGCTCACTGACCGTCCGCGAGAACCTGGAACTGGGAGCGGCACGCCTCCCGGCCGCCCTGGACGCCTACCCGTCCCTGGAACCGCTCCTGCCCCGCCGGGCGGGCACCCTCTCCGGCGGGGAACAGCGCGTGCTGGCCCTGGCCCGCGCCCTGTCCTCCCGGGCCCGCGTACTGCTCGTCGACGAACCGGCGCAGGGCATGTCGCCGGCGGTCGCGGCCAGGACCTACGCGCTCCTGGGCGCCCTCGACGCGTGTGTGGTGGTCGCCGAGCAACGGCTGCCGCCGGCGCTGCGCGGACTGCCGGGCCGGACGACGTACGTCCATGAACTGCGCCGCGGCGCGGTCGTGTTCAGCGGAGAAGGCCGGGAAACAGCGGTACGGAGCGGCGCGCGGCCGGATCCAGCGGCGGGCCGAACAGCGCGGGGGCTCCGGTACGGGAGGCGCCCGCCGCCTTCGGGATGA
- a CDS encoding transglycosylase family protein, producing MPSRRTPPATPTVSRPSSGRVRYAAVLAAVLAALVPRTAEAAAPPPLPGPGALRGAYDCANDEWPWTCLAQCESSGRWHANTGNGYYGGLQFWQPTWIRYGGLAYAPRADLATRAQQIKVAEKVLADQGWGAWPDCSRSYGLQGPFHVVKTGETLASIARKYRVKGGWQTLYNVNRKKIGSSPGRLVKGLKLVIPKAAGASRTGAPALFGPPLDPAARRSVPLFPGLLR from the coding sequence GCCACACCCACCGTGTCCCGGCCGTCGAGCGGACGTGTGCGGTACGCGGCCGTCCTCGCCGCCGTACTGGCCGCCCTCGTTCCCCGCACCGCGGAGGCCGCGGCCCCGCCCCCGCTTCCCGGTCCGGGCGCGCTCCGGGGAGCCTACGACTGCGCGAACGACGAGTGGCCCTGGACCTGTCTGGCCCAGTGCGAGAGCAGCGGCCGCTGGCACGCCAACACCGGCAACGGCTACTACGGGGGACTCCAGTTCTGGCAGCCCACCTGGATCCGGTACGGAGGGCTCGCCTACGCCCCCCGCGCCGATCTCGCCACCCGCGCCCAGCAGATCAAGGTCGCCGAGAAGGTGCTGGCCGACCAGGGCTGGGGGGCCTGGCCCGACTGCTCCAGGTCGTACGGACTCCAGGGTCCCTTCCACGTGGTGAAGACCGGCGAGACGCTCGCCTCGATCGCCCGCAAGTACCGGGTGAAGGGCGGCTGGCAGACGCTCTACAACGTCAACAGGAAGAAGATCGGCAGCAGCCCGGGCCGACTGGTCAAGGGCCTCAAGCTCGTCATCCCGAAGGCGGCGGGCGCCTCCCGTACCGGAGCCCCCGCGCTGTTCGGCCCGCCGCTGGATCCGGCCGCGCGCCGCTCCGTACCGCTGTTTCCCGGCCTTCTCCGCTGA